CCCCTTCCACCAGCTCGCCCAGGGAGGGCGGCCAGTTGGACAGAAAGGTAGCCTGAAGCCCCCGTTGCTTCAGCCGCTCCCGGTCCAGCGCGGAGGCGAGCACCACGGTGGGGACCCCCTGGGTCTCCAGCACGCCCCCGTCGAGCGGCAAGCTCCCGTCGAGGACCATCACCGAGGGCCGCTCCACCGGCCTGGCCAGCGCCGCCAGGGAGTCCACCTCCTGCACCCGCCAGCCTTGGCTCTCGAGGGCGAGCGCCTGGAGCGCTCGGCCCGGAGAAGGAGTGGCTGCGAGGAGGACGAGGGGAGGGATCACGGCGAGACAGGCTGTGCGGGCAGGAGGAAGGCCGTCGTCAAGATAGCGGCAGGCCGCAGTCTCGGCATCGGCGGACCCGAGTCAAGTAGCCATTCCGCCAGATGTTGACAGCTTCAATCCAAGTGTCCGGCAGCCCCCCTTCGCGCCGCCGCCCCGCCTGCCTGAAGTCCTTGGCAAGGTAGCAGCCGTTCCCTCTGCCACCTTACCTGGGAGGTTCTGAGCTGGCGGCCGACCCGGGGATTCCCACCACCTCCCAGGGCGGAAACGGGCCATCGAGCGAGCCCCTCGTGGGCCGCCTCCAAGGGAGGGCACGCGGCCGCGGAAGACGAAGCTGCGGAGGCCGTACGCCTCCATCTCGGGCACATCCGCCTCCCACTCCTTCGTGACCAGCCGCGCCACCTCCGAGAGGCACTGGCCCTGCGCATCCGGGTCTGAAAGCCCCGTGGTGGGCAGGCGTGTGTGCAGGGGAGGGCGCATGGTTCGAGAGGGAAATTTTCTGTAACTGTGTTGCAAAAACCAATCAAGAGCAGCAGCACAAGGCCAGATGAAAGTGGCCCGCAGATGGGTTATTCGAGGAGCCATGGGCGCCAAGAAGAGTTCTCCCCAACCCACGCTCGCCGAGCTCCAGCAGAAGATCCGCGCCGTGGGGCTGCGGAGCACCTCACCTCGCGTGGCCGTGCTGCGAGAGCTGGAGACGGCCTCCGCGCCCCTGAGCCACGCGGACCTCGTGGATGCCCTGTGCGACGAGGGCTTCGACCGGGTCACCCTCTACCGGAACCTGACGGACCTCACCGAGGCGGGGCTCGTGCTGCGCTCCGACCTGGGGGACCACGTGTGGCGCTTCGAGCTGCGCCGCGCGGGCAAGGAGCACCAGGGCTTCCACGCGCACTTCACCTGCACGGACTGCGGCACGGTGGCGTGCCTGCCCGAGGGCGCCATCGCCCTGACGCCCGTCAAGGGCGCCCCCCGGGCCCTGGCCAACCGCGCCGTGGAGGTCCAGCTGCGCGGCGTCTGCGACCGCTGCGACTGAGCCCCCTCCTTCCGGGCCGCTGGGTTGAGCCCCGCCCGGGGCTCTGAAAGACTGGCGCCATGCGGCGCACGCGCCTGGGGATGGCAGCGCTCGCCTCCCTGATCATCCATGCGGTGCTCCTCGTCCTGATCTGGCGCGCCGGGCCCGCCCCCCTGCGCCCGCCAGGCGCCTCGGAGACCCGCCCCCTCACGGTGGACCTCGTCTTCACGGCCCCCGATCCCCTCCCCCCTCCTCCGGCGGCCCCCTCCCTCCCGGAGCCCGCCGCCAGGCCACGCCCCAGGCCCCGGCCCGCGCCGCCTCCCGCCCCAGCCCCCCTCCCCGAGCCTCCTCGCACGCTCCCCGAGGAGCCGCCCTTGGACGCACCGGTCCTGGAGGCACCGGCGGTGGCCGCGAAGCCGCCCGTGCTCCTCCCTCGCGCCCCGGGCCTGGACAGCGGCGCCGCAATCCCCCCGGAGCCCTCCCGGGGGCGGACGCTCTACCCGGGAGACCCGAGCCTGTCCCCCGAGGTGCTCGCCGCCGAGGAGAAGGCCCGCGTGGGCACCCGGGTGCAGGCCTTCGCCGAGAACGAGCTGGCCACGCTCCGGGTGCGCAACGGCCTGGTGGATGCCTACTTCGGCCGCATCGACACCGCGCTGGAGAAGCAGTTGGAGAACGCACCGCTCTTCGGCGGGGAGCAGGGCCGCCTGAAGCAGATGGCCCAGGCGTACCAGGACAGGGCCGCCCGCTATGGCGCGGGGCGGGCCGGTGACGCCCCCGTGCACGAGCGCGCGGCGCCCAGCGCCCTCGAGCGGCTCGACTCCCTCTCCCGGGGCAACCCCCAGGACAACGGGATGCGGGCCCTGCTGCAAGCGGGCGAGTCCATGCAGCGCCTCGCCGAGCCTCCCGGCGGGCTCGTCGTCATCTTGGAGCTCCAGCAGGCCCCGGATGGCCAGCTCCGCTCGGTCCAGGTGGTGGAGGCCAGCGGCAACCCGGCCTTCGACGCCTATGTGGTGGACGCCGTGCCCCCGGCGCTCGCGGGCCTGGGGCCGCCCACCGGCAAGGCGCTGGGCGTGCGCGAGGACGGCATCCGCTCGCGCTGGGCCGTCGAGGGCCGCGTCGTCTACCTCCGGAAGCTCAAGGACATGAAGGGCCAGGACGCGTGGTACGTGGCCACCATGGCCGGGCTGGGCGTGCTCTCCGGCCGCTTCGAGGAGACCACGGGTGACCTCGAGGCCGTGGACCTGCTCCACCCGCGCTTCGTCTGCCGCTCGCGCCTGCTCCAGGTGTGGTGAGCCGCCTGCCCGGCCGCTCTCCGGACGGCGGAGCCCCAGAGGGAGGGGGACTTGCTTGGCACAGCGCGCCGTGAGCCCCACCGTTGGGCGCAGACAGAAGCATCCATTCCTTTCTCAGGAGATTCGCGAATGAAGAAGCTCATCGCGGCATTGGTCGTTTGCGTGGGAACCACGGCATTCGCGGCGCAGGAGGGCCAGTCGGACAAGCCCCATCCCGGCACGGGCCTGAATGCCACCGAGGTGCTCCCCCAGAAGCCGGGCAGCTCCATCGAGAAGGCCGAGCGGGACGCGGACAAGGGCCTTGACGCCACCGAGGTGGGCCCGCGCATCAGCAAGGGCGCCAAGGACCTGACCGGCCAGGACTCGGACAAGACCGTCAAGGCGGACAAGACCCTGAAGGCCACCGGCGCCTTCGACATCAAGGGCACGATCGCCAGCCGCTCGGACGATGGCATCACCCTGGAGCGTCCGGGCCTGCCGGCCGCGGAGCTCGACGTGCGCGACGAGACGGCGGTGTGGCTGAACGGCAAGAAGGTGAAGGCCGACGCGCTGCCCGAGGGGGCGCAAGTGCGGGCGAAGTTCCAGATCGACGGCGATGACATCGTCGCCGTGGAGCTGCGCGCCACCAGCACCGTGAAGTAACCCTCCCTGCCGCACCCATCCGGGCCCGTTTCCCTCACTGGGGAGCGGGCCCGGCCGTTTCTGGGAAAAAACCTTCCCACCTCCTGAAGGCCCGGTTCCCCCTGCCCCCCTCCCAGGCCGGCACGGCGCTTGCTCTAGCTCCTGCCTGTTCGAGGGAGGCACAACGGTGATTCGTAGATTGGTGGGCGCGTGCGCGGTGGTGGCGGTGGTGATGGCGTGGGCATGTGGTTCGGAGTCGGAGCCCCCTGTTCAGAACAACGTGAATGAGGAGCCCCAGAAGCCGGGAGCCCCGGACTCGGGAACCCCTGGGACGCCGGGAACCCCGGACTCGGGCACCCCCGGTACGCCGGACTCGGGCACGCCCGGTATTCCGGACGCGGGGACCCCGGACTCGGGCACGCCCGACTTCCCTCCTCCTCCTCCTCCTCCCCCCCAGGGGGGCCCGGGCCCCTGGCCCACCGACACGGTGGTCAACTACACGCAGCGCTTCAACCTGGGGCGCGTGCAGTCGGTGAGCGTGGACGACGCCCAGAACATCTGGCTGCTCAACGGCGAGAGCATCGGCGTGCTGCGCCCGGGCGACACCCAGCCCCGGTGGGTGAGCCACATCGGCCAGGCCAGCCAGGGCTTCGGCCCGGACCGGCTGGCCACGGGCTCCACCGTCATCTGCGGCGGCACGGCGGGCCGCGCCTACGTGGGCTACACCGCCGAGGACGTCCCGGGCGGCGCCTTCATCTTCAGCCCCGACGGGCGCTCGCATCCCAGGTACGACGACCCGGACCCCACCCGGTATGATCCCGTGCGCTACGGCGAGTACCTGAAGGGCGACATGGACGTGGTGCGCCTCACCGCCGACGGCTCCATCGCGCTGGAAGAGCACCTGCAGAAGTCCGCCACGCCCAACGGGCCGCAGAACATCGGCATCCGCAACACCAACGACCACCACTTCGACGAGGACCGCTCGGTGCTCACGTGCACCAAGGTGATGAAGGGCTCGCAGCGTGGGGACATCTACATCGGCACCAACCACGGCGTCACCCGCATCAAGGGCTTGCAGTACAACAGCCACCGGCACCCGGTGTGGTTCGAGGAGAAGCGGGACGAGAACGGCAACGTCACCGGCGAGACGCAGCGCGCCGGCTACACCTACGCGCTGGGCATCAGCCAGGAAGGCGACGTGCTCATCGGCAACGACTGGAACGTGGGCGTGGTGCCGCCGACCCCGAACCTGGTGGACTGGGACCGGACCGAGCAGTCCATCATGCCCGAGAAGCTCAACAGCTACGTGCGCGCGGTGAACAGCCTGCCGGAGAAGGACTACTGGCGCGGCTTCCAGCAGACCACCGACGGCAGCTACTACCTGGCCAGCCGCGACTTCGGGCTGTGGAAGATGACCATCCTGCGCCGCTCGGAGGAGAGCTCCGTGAAGGTGGCGGGGCTGCCCACCGACTCGCTCACCGCGCTGGCGGCCACCGATGACGGCTCGCTCTTCATCGGCACCAAGACGCACGGCCTGTGGCGGCTGGATGCCCAGAAGCAGCTCTCCCCGGTGGCCGGCGTGGACGGCACCCAGGTGCGCGAGCTCTTCTATGATCCGTCGGTGAAGCCCGCCTCGCTCTACGTGCTCACGAGCAGCGGCCTCACGGTGATTCGCGGCCACTAGCACCGCGCACGAAACCAGCACCGCCTCACACGAGGGCCGGTGGGGGAGCCGAGAGGCCCTCCCGCCGGCCCTTCGCTTTGGGGCCCTACCTTGGACGACACGCCGGGGCCGCTCTGCGAGCAACTGGACGCGTTCCCCACCCTGGAGACGGGAATATCCCAGCCCCCTGATCGCCTTCTGAGGAGGCCCAAGAGTTCCACGGGGCACGGAGGGCAAGCAGGCACTGCCCCCGGGCTTCATTCCCGTGGGCCTTCTTCTCTAGAATCGTCCGCCCGCCGGATGATGTTTTGGAAGGAAACGCATGCGCTTGAGACTCTCCCGCCGCCTCGATGCCCGCGCCACCCTGAACGTGGCCTCCACCGCCACGGCCCCCAACAGGCTGCGTCCGGCACGGAACGAGCTCGTGGTCCGGGATGAGGCCGAGACGCTGCGGCTGCGCTGGCGGGACTACTTCGCGCTCAACGAGCACCTGCTGCACGTGCCGGGGCTGAGCCCGGAGCATGACGGGCTGCGCGTGGCGCAGCTGTCGGACGTGCACGTGGGCCAGGCCACCTCCGCGGTGCGCATCCGCCGCGCGGTGGAGGCCGTGAACGCCTCGGCGCCGGACCTGGTGTTCCTCACGGGCGACTACGTCACCCACAGCCCCAAGCCGCTGCCGCGCGTGCGCGAGCTGCTGGCGGGGCTCCGGGGCCCGGTGTTCGTGGTGATGGGCAACCATGACCACTGGGTGAACGCGCCCTACCTGCGCGAGGGCTTCGAGCAGCTGGGCTACACGGTGCTCCAGAACGAGCACCGGGTGGTGCACGTGCGCGGGGCTCCCGCCACGGTGCTCGGCGTGGACGATGGGCGCACGGGCCGCGACGACGTGGAGGCTACCTTCCGGGGCGCGCCCACGAGCGGCACGCGGCTGGTGCTGGCCCACACCCCGCCCACCATCGAGAAGCTGCCGCCGCACCAGGGGCTGGTGCAGTTCTCCGGGCACACGCACGGCGGCCAGTTCGTGGTGCGCGGGCTCACCGAGGCCGTCTTCCGCCGCGCGGGCCAGCCCTACATCCGCGGCCACTACACCGTGCGCGGCAACCAGCTCTACGTGAACCAGGGGCTGGGCTTCGGCTTCGGCGGGCCCTACCTGCGGCGCGGCACCCAGCCCGAGGTGGCCTTCTTCACGCTGCGCGCCGCCCCCGCCCTCCAGCCGGCCCTGTAGTTCCCCTTCCGTGCGGCGCCGGGCGTCCTTGTCCGGGGAGGGCCGGACGCCTACACTGTGCGCAGCAGGAGCAATGGCGATGGGTAAGAGAGGTCCGCCCCCGAGCTTCGATCGTGCCGAGGCGCTGCGCCAGGCGATGAACGTCTTCTGGGAGCACGGCTACGAAGGGGCGACCATCTCCCAGCTCAAGGAGGCGATGGGCGGGCTGTGCGCGCCCAGCATCTACGCCGCGTTCGGCTCGAAGGAGGCGCTGTTCCGCGAGGCGGTGGAGCTCTACCGCACGGACAGCCGGCCCTTCTGGGGCGACGAGCAGCCCACGGCGCGCTCCGCCATCGAGACGCTGCTGCGCAACGCCGCCATCCGCTACTCCACGCCCGGCCAGCCGCGCGGCTGCATGGTGGATCTCGGCACGACGCTCAGCTCGCCCAGCAACCGCGGCATCCAGGACTACCTGCGGGCCTGCCGGCACGAGGCGGCCGCGAAGATCCGCGCGCGGCTCCAGCGCGGCATCGCCGAGGGCGACTTGGATGCCCGGACGGATGTGGAGGCACTCACGGCCTTCTACACCACGGTGCTCCAGGGGCTCTCGACGCAGGCCAGCGACGGCGCCTCCCGGCAGACGATGATGGCGGCCGCCGGCTGCGCGATGGCGGCCTGGGACACGCTGTCGGGCGCGGCCCAGGTCCCCACCGCTCCTAGCCGTTCCTAGATGTCACACATCACATCGAGACATCCGCCGCCCACCGGGGCGCAGACGCCACAGGCCGAGTTGCAGCAGAACGTGCCCTTGTTGCAATAGTTCGTGCCACAAGGACCGCCGCCGGCGATGGACTCCTCGTCCGGGGCTTGCTGGACGAGCGCCGGGGTCTGCTCGCCCAGGGCCTCCTCCTCCTGCACCGGGCCACCACAGGCCGCCGCCAGGGCCAGCCACATCATCCCCATCAGCTTCATCTTCATGACGGATCCGCTCCTTTTCGTAGGGAGCGGCGCATCCTAGTAAGAGGGGCAAAAGCCGACAACGTTGCGATCCTTCGCGGCGCGCCCTGTCCTCGCCGTCCATTGACCCGGGCAAAAGCCCGCTGGTAGAGAGCAAGGACCCTCTCCTTGCTTGATGCCCGTGCGCCCAGTGGTCTCCAACCCAACGGTCTGGCTCTTGGATGACAGCCCCACGGAAACAGATTTCATCCGGACGGCGCTCGCTCCCACCTGCCGCCTCTCGAGCTTCACGGACGGCGCGGCCTTTCTGGAGTCCCTCGGGCACTCGGAACTTCCCGATGTGGTGGTGATGGACTGGGAGATGCCGGGCATCTCCGGCATCGAAGTGTGCGAGTACCTTCGGAGCAACCGGGCCACGGAGACCCTGCCGGTGCTCATGCTGACCTCACACCAGCGGGCGGAAGACGTGGTGCGGGGCATGGAGGCGGGCGCCAACGACTACGTCTTCAAGCCGTTCCGGCCCCTGGAGCTGGTGGCGCGCGTGCAGGCGCTGGTGCGGCGGGACCTTCAGCGCAAGCGGACGCTCGCGCAGGAACAGACCCAGCGGATGATGGCGGAGGACTCGCTCGCGAAGGTGCAAGCCGCCGAGGAGCGGG
The nucleotide sequence above comes from Stigmatella erecta. Encoded proteins:
- a CDS encoding TetR/AcrR family transcriptional regulator encodes the protein MGKRGPPPSFDRAEALRQAMNVFWEHGYEGATISQLKEAMGGLCAPSIYAAFGSKEALFREAVELYRTDSRPFWGDEQPTARSAIETLLRNAAIRYSTPGQPRGCMVDLGTTLSSPSNRGIQDYLRACRHEAAAKIRARLQRGIAEGDLDARTDVEALTAFYTTVLQGLSTQASDGASRQTMMAAAGCAMAAWDTLSGAAQVPTAPSRS
- a CDS encoding Fur family transcriptional regulator yields the protein MGAKKSSPQPTLAELQQKIRAVGLRSTSPRVAVLRELETASAPLSHADLVDALCDEGFDRVTLYRNLTDLTEAGLVLRSDLGDHVWRFELRRAGKEHQGFHAHFTCTDCGTVACLPEGAIALTPVKGAPRALANRAVEVQLRGVCDRCD
- a CDS encoding metallophosphoesterase; translation: MRLRLSRRLDARATLNVASTATAPNRLRPARNELVVRDEAETLRLRWRDYFALNEHLLHVPGLSPEHDGLRVAQLSDVHVGQATSAVRIRRAVEAVNASAPDLVFLTGDYVTHSPKPLPRVRELLAGLRGPVFVVMGNHDHWVNAPYLREGFEQLGYTVLQNEHRVVHVRGAPATVLGVDDGRTGRDDVEATFRGAPTSGTRLVLAHTPPTIEKLPPHQGLVQFSGHTHGGQFVVRGLTEAVFRRAGQPYIRGHYTVRGNQLYVNQGLGFGFGGPYLRRGTQPEVAFFTLRAAPALQPAL
- a CDS encoding TonB C-terminal domain-containing protein; this encodes MDAPVLEAPAVAAKPPVLLPRAPGLDSGAAIPPEPSRGRTLYPGDPSLSPEVLAAEEKARVGTRVQAFAENELATLRVRNGLVDAYFGRIDTALEKQLENAPLFGGEQGRLKQMAQAYQDRAARYGAGRAGDAPVHERAAPSALERLDSLSRGNPQDNGMRALLQAGESMQRLAEPPGGLVVILELQQAPDGQLRSVQVVEASGNPAFDAYVVDAVPPALAGLGPPTGKALGVREDGIRSRWAVEGRVVYLRKLKDMKGQDAWYVATMAGLGVLSGRFEETTGDLEAVDLLHPRFVCRSRLLQVW